A genome region from Microbacterium sp. CGR2 includes the following:
- a CDS encoding NAD-dependent succinate-semialdehyde dehydrogenase, with amino-acid sequence MSTQSEQTLLDSIPTGLFIGGEWTDAETGGTFDVQDPSTGSVIRTIADATPADGIRALDAAVEAQESWAATAPRVRSEILRRAFDLVQVHKEDLALLMTLEMGKPLAEARGEVGYGGEFLRWFSEEAVRISGRYGINPEGTGHMVVSQRPVGPSFFVTPWNFPFAMATRKIAPALAAGCTVVIKPPALTPLTTMFFTKLLVEAGLPAGVVNVVQTSKSSALSAPIIADPRLRKLSFTGSTEVGRKLIAQAAEGVLRVSMELGGNAPFVVFDDADLDKAVDGALAAKFRNIGQACTAANRFIVHVDVADEFARRVTDRVNEMKIGRGTEEGVAIGPLIDAGAVAKAAELVGDAVERGATLLAGGKAVEGTGTFYEPTVLTDVVAGSAILREEIFGPVLAIATFESEDEAVRLANDTEYGLVSYVFTENLQRGQRMIDKLETGMMGLNVGVVSNAAAPFGGVKQSGVGREGGFEGIHEYLSTKYTLIPVS; translated from the coding sequence ATGAGCACTCAGTCCGAGCAGACCCTGCTCGACAGCATCCCCACCGGCCTCTTCATCGGCGGCGAGTGGACCGATGCCGAGACCGGCGGCACCTTCGACGTGCAGGACCCGTCGACCGGCTCCGTCATCCGCACGATCGCCGACGCGACGCCGGCCGACGGCATCCGCGCGCTGGACGCCGCTGTCGAAGCCCAGGAATCCTGGGCGGCGACCGCACCGCGGGTGCGCAGCGAGATCCTCCGTCGGGCCTTCGACCTCGTGCAGGTGCACAAGGAGGACCTGGCACTGTTGATGACGCTCGAGATGGGCAAGCCGCTCGCCGAGGCGCGCGGCGAGGTCGGGTACGGCGGCGAGTTCCTGCGCTGGTTCAGCGAGGAGGCCGTGCGCATCAGCGGCCGTTACGGCATCAACCCGGAAGGCACCGGGCACATGGTCGTGTCGCAGCGACCGGTCGGACCGTCGTTCTTCGTGACGCCGTGGAACTTCCCGTTCGCCATGGCGACGCGCAAGATCGCTCCGGCGCTCGCGGCCGGGTGCACGGTCGTGATCAAGCCACCGGCCCTGACCCCGCTGACGACGATGTTCTTCACGAAGCTGCTCGTGGAAGCGGGCCTCCCCGCCGGTGTCGTGAACGTCGTGCAGACCTCGAAGTCGTCGGCGCTGTCGGCACCGATCATCGCCGACCCGCGTCTGCGCAAGCTCTCCTTCACCGGATCGACCGAGGTCGGCCGCAAGCTCATCGCACAGGCCGCGGAGGGCGTGCTCCGGGTGTCGATGGAACTCGGTGGCAACGCGCCGTTCGTGGTGTTCGACGACGCCGATCTCGACAAGGCGGTGGACGGCGCCCTCGCGGCGAAGTTCCGCAACATCGGCCAGGCCTGCACGGCGGCGAACCGCTTCATCGTGCACGTCGATGTGGCTGACGAGTTCGCCCGTCGCGTCACCGACCGGGTCAACGAGATGAAGATCGGTCGCGGCACGGAAGAGGGCGTGGCGATCGGCCCGCTCATCGATGCGGGTGCCGTCGCCAAAGCGGCCGAACTGGTCGGTGACGCCGTCGAGCGCGGAGCGACTCTTCTCGCCGGCGGCAAAGCGGTCGAAGGCACCGGCACGTTCTACGAGCCGACCGTCCTCACCGACGTCGTGGCAGGATCGGCGATTCTCCGGGAGGAGATCTTCGGTCCGGTGCTCGCCATCGCCACCTTCGAGTCCGAGGACGAGGCCGTGCGGCTCGCGAACGACACCGAGTACGGGCTCGTCTCCTACGTCTTCACCGAGAACCTGCAGCGCGGGCAGCGGATGATCGACAAGCTCGAGACCGGCATGATGGGTCTCAACGTGGGCGTCGTCTCCAACGCGGCCGCCCCCTTCGGCGGGGTGAAGCAGTCCGGTGTCGGGCGCGAGGGCGGTTTCGAGGGCATCCACGAGTACCTGTCCACCAAGTACACACTGATCCCGGTCTCCTGA
- a CDS encoding APC family permease: MSSSNRAMAPESGVTTGISTKGLRAGAVGVVGAVVIGISTIAPAYTLTASLGPTVAVAGTQVPAIILVGFIPMLLTAFGYRELNRAMPDSGTSFTWGVRAFGPWIGWMTGWGLIAATVIVLSNLAGIAVEFLFLLIAQLTGNPEIADLAFNPFINVVVCLLFMLGATLVSYRDMQTTQKFQYILVSFQLVVLVVFAVVAIVKAVNGEAPEPTAFSWSWFNPFEVPSFSAFAAGLSLSIFIFWGWDVVLTMNEETKNPEKTPGRAAMLTVVIVVSLYLLLSIGLIMFAGVGTGALGLANEDISANVFFALSDPVLGPLAFLVSLAVLSSSAASLQSTAVGPARTLLAMGHYGALPPKFARVSPRFFTPGYATIVAAVVASAFYAVMRLLSENVLTDTILSLGMMICFYYGLTAFACVWYFRKQWFDSARNFFFTFLFPLVGGGILAVLFVTTLVDSMDPAYGSGSSIGGLGLVFVLGVTVIVVGIAIMIWQAIRRPAFFRGETLAMDAPPSRRRR; encoded by the coding sequence ATGAGCAGCTCGAACCGGGCGATGGCGCCCGAATCCGGAGTCACCACCGGCATCTCCACCAAGGGCCTGCGCGCGGGTGCCGTCGGCGTCGTGGGCGCCGTCGTGATCGGCATCTCCACGATCGCCCCCGCGTACACGCTGACGGCATCGCTCGGCCCGACGGTCGCCGTCGCCGGTACCCAGGTGCCAGCGATCATCCTCGTCGGTTTCATCCCGATGCTCCTCACGGCTTTCGGCTACCGCGAACTCAACCGGGCGATGCCCGACTCGGGTACCTCGTTCACCTGGGGCGTGCGCGCATTCGGCCCGTGGATCGGCTGGATGACCGGGTGGGGGCTCATCGCCGCGACCGTGATCGTCCTGTCGAACCTCGCCGGCATCGCCGTGGAGTTCCTCTTCCTCCTGATCGCACAACTCACCGGCAATCCGGAGATCGCGGACCTCGCGTTCAACCCCTTCATCAACGTGGTGGTGTGCCTGCTGTTCATGCTCGGCGCGACGCTCGTGTCCTATCGCGACATGCAGACCACGCAGAAGTTCCAGTACATCCTGGTGAGCTTCCAGCTCGTCGTCCTCGTGGTGTTCGCCGTCGTCGCCATCGTCAAGGCCGTGAACGGCGAGGCACCGGAGCCGACCGCGTTCTCCTGGTCGTGGTTCAACCCGTTCGAGGTCCCCTCCTTCAGCGCGTTCGCCGCCGGTCTGTCGCTGTCGATCTTCATCTTCTGGGGCTGGGACGTCGTCCTCACCATGAACGAGGAGACCAAGAACCCGGAGAAGACCCCGGGTCGCGCGGCGATGCTGACCGTCGTCATCGTCGTCAGCCTCTACCTGCTGCTGTCGATCGGCCTCATCATGTTCGCCGGCGTCGGCACGGGAGCGCTGGGGCTCGCGAACGAAGACATCTCCGCCAACGTCTTCTTCGCGCTCTCCGATCCGGTTCTCGGCCCGCTCGCCTTCCTGGTGTCTCTCGCCGTGCTCTCGAGTTCGGCGGCGTCCCTGCAGTCGACCGCCGTCGGCCCGGCGCGCACCCTTCTCGCCATGGGGCACTACGGCGCCCTGCCGCCGAAGTTCGCGCGCGTGAGCCCTCGGTTCTTCACACCGGGATACGCGACCATCGTCGCCGCGGTCGTGGCGTCGGCGTTCTACGCGGTCATGCGTCTGCTCAGCGAGAACGTCCTCACCGACACGATCCTGTCGCTCGGCATGATGATCTGCTTCTACTACGGGCTCACGGCCTTCGCGTGCGTCTGGTACTTCCGCAAGCAGTGGTTCGACTCCGCGCGCAACTTCTTCTTCACCTTCCTGTTCCCGCTCGTCGGCGGCGGCATCCTGGCGGTCCTGTTCGTGACCACCCTGGTCGACTCGATGGATCCGGCCTATGGCAGCGGGTCGAGCATCGGCGGCCTCGGGCTGGTGTTCGTCCTGGGCGTCACCGTCATCGTCGTCGGCATCGCGATCATGATCTGGCAGGCGATCCGTCGCCCCGCTTTCTTCCGTGGCGAGACGTTGGCGATGGACGCTCCTCCCAGCCGTCGCCGCCGCTGA
- a CDS encoding universal stress protein, with protein MPGSIVVGYTATDTGADAAALGARLARSLGATLHLVIVLPNEGTRSAAVPPERAYEEHIRGQAKKWLGDAIVRLPQELTRSGHVRFGESFAEGLIAAGEEFGARLIVVGAAGGGLFGRHRLGSVASELLHSSTIPVALAPAGSAQEDDHVIPRVTAAVGTRPGAEALLDEAVALAADSGVGLRLVSLVPFDVPPGLDTGAIRVVGDTHAQDVLEVARGLLPEGLDAVVEEAPGDSVEDAVAHLSWSPGEVVLVGSSRLAQPRRLFLGSTAAKMLHELPVPMIVVPRTRAEAGVR; from the coding sequence ATGCCCGGCTCGATCGTCGTCGGGTACACCGCGACGGACACCGGAGCGGATGCTGCCGCACTGGGCGCCCGTCTCGCCCGCAGTCTCGGGGCGACCCTGCACCTGGTGATCGTGCTCCCCAACGAGGGCACTCGCAGCGCCGCGGTCCCGCCGGAGCGCGCCTACGAGGAGCACATCCGCGGGCAGGCGAAGAAATGGCTCGGCGACGCGATCGTGCGTCTCCCGCAGGAACTGACTCGCAGCGGACACGTGCGCTTCGGCGAGTCGTTCGCCGAAGGGCTGATCGCCGCCGGTGAGGAGTTCGGCGCACGACTGATCGTGGTCGGCGCAGCGGGCGGTGGCCTCTTCGGTCGGCACCGGCTCGGCAGCGTCGCCTCCGAACTGCTGCATTCGTCGACCATCCCGGTGGCGTTGGCGCCGGCCGGCAGCGCGCAGGAGGACGACCACGTCATCCCGCGCGTCACCGCAGCCGTCGGCACTCGGCCGGGGGCGGAGGCGCTGCTCGACGAAGCGGTGGCCCTCGCGGCCGACAGCGGCGTCGGGCTGCGACTGGTCTCTCTGGTCCCGTTCGACGTCCCGCCCGGTCTCGACACGGGCGCCATCCGCGTCGTCGGCGACACCCATGCGCAGGACGTGCTGGAAGTCGCCAGAGGACTGCTCCCCGAAGGGCTCGACGCCGTCGTCGAGGAGGCCCCCGGTGACAGTGTGGAAGACGCCGTCGCGCATCTCTCGTGGTCGCCCGGAGAAGTCGTGCTCGTCGGCTCCAGCCGCCTGGCGCAGCCGCGCCGTCTCTTCCTGGGTTCCACGGCAGCGAAGATGCTGCACGAACTGCCCGTCCCGATGATCGTCGTCCCGCGCACCCGCGCCGAAGCAGGAGTCCGCTGA
- a CDS encoding NAD(P)/FAD-dependent oxidoreductase, which yields MSEITRDVLIIGAGAAGLTAANDLRKAGLSVAVLEARDRVGGRLWTDVIEGAMLEIGGQWVSPDQEALKDAIEDLGLETYSRYREGDSVYVGPDGEAHRFTGEMFPVAPATEAAIAEITEKLDTMVSEIDPDRPWAHPKAEEWDSVTWDAWLRAQTDDDEAVRNLAFATGTAMLTKPTHTFSLLQSLLMAASAGSYSNLVDADFILDKRVVGGLQQVPERLAERLGDDVLLNQPVRTLEWADASTGSATTQVTATTDQLTVRARYAILAHAPVLYSRISFVPPLPRRQHQMHQHLSMGFVIKVHAVYDRPFWREQGLSGTAFSPYELAHEAYDNSNHGDERGTLVAFVSDANADGVFELSAEERKERILESLSHYYGPEAKNPVVYYESDWGSEEWTRGAYAASFDMGGLHRYGADLRTPVGPIHFACSDLAGAGYQHVDGAIRMGQLAASNIVAAIRDAGGTESGE from the coding sequence TTGTCTGAGATCACACGCGACGTACTGATCATCGGCGCCGGCGCCGCCGGGCTCACCGCGGCGAACGACCTGCGGAAGGCCGGACTCTCCGTCGCGGTCCTCGAAGCGCGCGACCGCGTCGGCGGCCGACTGTGGACCGATGTGATCGAGGGGGCGATGCTCGAGATCGGTGGCCAGTGGGTCTCCCCGGATCAGGAGGCGCTGAAGGACGCGATCGAGGACCTCGGGCTCGAGACCTACAGCCGCTACCGCGAAGGCGACAGCGTCTACGTCGGCCCCGACGGTGAGGCGCACCGCTTCACCGGAGAGATGTTCCCCGTGGCGCCGGCCACCGAAGCCGCGATCGCCGAGATCACCGAGAAGCTCGACACCATGGTCTCCGAGATCGATCCGGATCGTCCCTGGGCGCACCCGAAGGCCGAGGAATGGGACTCCGTCACCTGGGACGCCTGGCTGCGTGCACAGACCGATGACGACGAAGCCGTTCGCAACCTGGCGTTCGCCACCGGTACCGCGATGCTCACCAAGCCGACGCACACGTTCTCGCTGCTGCAGTCGCTGCTGATGGCGGCATCCGCAGGTTCGTATTCGAACCTCGTGGACGCCGACTTCATCCTCGACAAGCGCGTCGTGGGCGGACTGCAGCAGGTGCCGGAGCGTCTTGCCGAGCGACTGGGTGACGATGTGCTGCTGAACCAGCCTGTGCGCACCCTGGAATGGGCTGACGCGTCCACCGGCTCGGCGACGACACAGGTCACCGCCACGACCGACCAGCTGACCGTCCGTGCGCGGTACGCGATCCTCGCCCACGCCCCGGTGCTCTACAGCCGGATCTCGTTCGTCCCGCCGCTGCCCCGGCGTCAGCACCAGATGCACCAGCACCTGTCGATGGGCTTCGTGATCAAGGTGCACGCGGTCTACGACCGTCCGTTCTGGCGCGAGCAGGGACTGAGCGGCACAGCGTTCAGCCCGTACGAGCTCGCCCACGAGGCCTACGACAACTCCAACCACGGCGACGAGCGCGGCACCCTGGTCGCGTTCGTGTCGGATGCGAACGCCGACGGGGTCTTCGAGCTCTCCGCCGAGGAGCGCAAGGAGCGCATCTTGGAGTCGCTGTCGCACTACTACGGGCCCGAGGCGAAGAACCCGGTCGTGTACTACGAGAGCGACTGGGGCAGCGAAGAGTGGACCCGCGGCGCCTACGCCGCGAGCTTCGACATGGGAGGTCTGCACCGGTACGGCGCCGACCTGCGCACCCCGGTCGGTCCGATCCACTTCGCCTGCAGCGACCTGGCGGGCGCCGGCTACCAGCACGTCGACGGCGCGATCCGGATGGGGCAGCTGGCCGCATCGAACATCGTCGCAGCGATCCGTGACGCCGGCGGCACCGAAAGCGGCGAGTGA
- the gabT gene encoding 4-aminobutyrate--2-oxoglutarate transaminase — protein sequence MALLDTTAVAVPLGGPELPQERRLVTELPGPRSAEILARKADAVAAGVGHTVPVATVAAGGGVVVDADGNSLIDLGSGIAVTTVGNSHPKVAAAVAAQAAQFTHTCFMISPYESYIEVAEALNRVTPGDFAKKSALFNSGAEAVENAIKIARKHTGRQAVVAFDHGYHGRTNMTMALTAKSMPYKSGFGPFAPEIYRAPMSYPFRDGLDGNEAAARVILQLEKQIGADNLAAVIIEPIQGEGGFIVPADGFLPAIVEWCRANGVVFIADEVQTGFARTGHMFASEIFGIEPDLITTAKGIAGGLPLAAVTGRAEIMDAAHAGGLGGTYGGNPIACAAALAAIDVFENDGVIERAREIGAILTQRLTAIQEGDARVGDIRGHGAMIAAEFVEPETNAPDAALTAAVAKACIAQGVIVLTCGTYGNVIRFLPPLAIGDDLLNEGLDIVAAALAAA from the coding sequence ATGGCACTCCTCGACACCACAGCTGTTGCAGTTCCCCTCGGCGGACCCGAGCTCCCCCAGGAGCGCCGCCTCGTCACCGAGCTCCCCGGGCCCCGCTCCGCCGAGATCCTCGCGCGCAAGGCCGATGCCGTCGCCGCCGGAGTCGGCCACACGGTGCCTGTCGCGACAGTCGCGGCCGGCGGTGGCGTCGTGGTGGATGCCGACGGCAACTCGCTCATCGACCTCGGATCCGGCATCGCCGTCACGACCGTCGGCAACTCGCACCCCAAGGTCGCGGCCGCCGTCGCCGCGCAGGCAGCGCAGTTCACCCACACCTGCTTCATGATCTCGCCCTACGAGTCGTACATCGAGGTCGCCGAGGCGCTCAACCGAGTCACCCCCGGGGACTTCGCCAAGAAGAGCGCCCTGTTCAACTCGGGCGCCGAGGCGGTCGAGAACGCGATCAAGATCGCCCGCAAGCACACCGGCCGCCAGGCGGTCGTCGCCTTCGACCATGGCTACCATGGCCGCACGAACATGACCATGGCCCTCACTGCCAAGTCGATGCCGTACAAGAGCGGCTTCGGTCCCTTCGCGCCCGAGATCTACCGTGCGCCGATGTCGTACCCGTTCCGCGATGGACTCGACGGCAACGAGGCTGCGGCCCGGGTGATCCTGCAGCTCGAGAAGCAGATCGGCGCCGACAACCTCGCCGCCGTGATCATCGAGCCCATCCAGGGCGAGGGCGGCTTCATCGTTCCAGCCGACGGCTTCCTTCCGGCGATCGTCGAATGGTGCCGCGCCAACGGCGTCGTCTTCATCGCCGACGAGGTCCAGACCGGATTCGCCCGCACCGGCCACATGTTCGCCAGCGAGATCTTCGGCATCGAACCCGACCTCATCACCACCGCCAAGGGGATCGCCGGCGGTCTCCCGCTCGCTGCTGTCACCGGCCGCGCCGAGATCATGGATGCCGCCCACGCCGGCGGCCTCGGCGGCACCTACGGCGGCAACCCCATCGCCTGCGCCGCAGCGCTCGCCGCGATCGACGTGTTCGAGAACGACGGCGTCATCGAGCGCGCCCGCGAGATCGGCGCGATCCTCACGCAGCGCCTCACCGCCATCCAGGAGGGCGATGCACGCGTCGGCGACATCCGCGGACACGGGGCGATGATCGCCGCCGAGTTCGTCGAGCCGGAGACCAACGCGCCGGATGCCGCGCTCACGGCCGCGGTCGCGAAGGCGTGCATCGCTCAGGGAGTCATCGTGCTCACCTGCGGCACCTACGGCAACGTCATCCGCTTCCTCCCTCCGCTCGCGATCGGCGACGATCTGCTGAACGAGGGACTCGACATCGTCGCCGCGGCACTCGCCGCGGCCTGA
- a CDS encoding PucR family transcriptional regulator translates to MTATDEPTLRALLRRRDLGLVLVSDEIDLPDGALERPLRWVHSSDLADPTPFLSEDLALLTTGKQFDDAVDPDGYVGRLTDRGVRGLGFGTEVHRSGMPADLVAACARHGMPLFEVPYRTPFIAVARAHSETIAAQAYARRSWALDTQRALALAALRPHGLDATVAELGRRLGVWAGMFDAAGAVLLAHPRDAVAPAVLDELADRVDEILTRGLEAGQSLTIGDQTFMLFTVGRGGHLRGVIALAIEALDPEARAVVTSVIAMAGLAMEQSEQLARSRRRLHAQLLRSLLSDDPSLARRVLGALPPAPMVVAVAADAPAGPLTDWWERHRAEQSTPYFLAESQEGVTVCLAAADEPLLDEVAARFRIRIGISEPESYSSFSRAHAQALTALRQQGEQGAVRYADTVGSSILTALATDEARLVAESRLAPLREHDTRSGSELEHSLRTWLEHDARFESAAASLGVHRHTLRSRIAQAGALLGIDLSTFPARAELWTILQTARD, encoded by the coding sequence ATGACCGCCACCGACGAGCCGACGCTGCGTGCGCTGCTTCGACGACGCGACCTCGGTCTGGTGCTCGTCTCCGATGAGATCGACCTTCCGGACGGCGCGCTCGAACGGCCGTTGCGCTGGGTGCACAGTTCCGATCTCGCCGACCCGACCCCGTTCCTCTCCGAAGATCTCGCCCTGCTGACGACCGGCAAACAGTTCGACGACGCGGTCGACCCCGACGGCTACGTCGGACGGCTCACCGACCGCGGCGTGCGCGGACTCGGATTCGGCACGGAGGTTCACCGCTCCGGCATGCCCGCGGATCTGGTCGCCGCCTGCGCCCGCCATGGGATGCCGCTGTTCGAGGTGCCCTACCGCACACCGTTCATCGCCGTCGCCCGCGCGCACTCCGAGACCATCGCGGCGCAGGCGTACGCCCGGCGGTCCTGGGCGTTGGACACTCAGCGCGCGCTCGCTCTGGCAGCACTTCGCCCGCACGGCCTCGACGCGACCGTCGCCGAGCTCGGCAGGCGCCTCGGAGTCTGGGCGGGAATGTTCGACGCGGCCGGGGCGGTGCTGCTCGCCCATCCCCGTGACGCCGTCGCACCGGCGGTGCTCGACGAGCTCGCCGATCGCGTGGACGAGATCCTCACGCGAGGGCTGGAAGCGGGTCAGTCACTCACCATCGGCGACCAGACCTTCATGCTCTTCACCGTGGGTCGCGGCGGTCATCTGCGCGGGGTGATCGCGTTGGCGATCGAGGCGCTCGACCCGGAGGCGCGCGCGGTGGTCACATCGGTGATCGCGATGGCGGGGCTCGCGATGGAGCAGAGCGAGCAGCTCGCACGCAGCCGTCGTCGCCTGCACGCGCAGCTGCTCCGCTCCCTCCTGTCCGACGACCCGTCTCTGGCCCGGCGGGTCCTCGGAGCCCTTCCCCCCGCGCCGATGGTCGTCGCGGTGGCGGCCGACGCACCGGCCGGTCCGCTCACCGACTGGTGGGAGCGGCACCGGGCCGAGCAGTCCACGCCGTACTTCCTCGCCGAATCCCAGGAGGGGGTGACCGTCTGCCTTGCCGCTGCCGACGAACCCCTCCTCGATGAGGTCGCCGCGCGCTTCCGCATCCGCATCGGCATCTCCGAACCGGAGTCGTACAGTTCCTTCTCCCGCGCGCACGCGCAGGCGCTCACCGCACTGCGGCAGCAGGGCGAGCAGGGCGCGGTCCGATATGCCGACACGGTCGGGTCGAGCATCCTCACCGCTCTGGCGACCGACGAAGCGCGCCTCGTGGCGGAATCGCGCCTGGCTCCGCTCCGAGAGCACGACACCCGCAGCGGATCCGAGCTCGAGCATTCGCTTCGCACGTGGCTGGAACACGACGCGCGCTTCGAGTCGGCGGCGGCATCCTTGGGCGTGCATCGACACACGCTGCGGTCCCGCATCGCCCAGGCGGGGGCTCTGCTCGGCATCGACCTGTCGACCTTCCCCGCGCGCGCGGAGCTGTGGACGATCCTGCAGACCGCCCGCGACTGA
- a CDS encoding XRE family transcriptional regulator gives MDVTEETDALTIGRRIRRLRTARGMTLEDLAAAVDRAPSQLSMIETGKREPKLMQLQAIARALGVTIDALIEGEPLDERSALEIALERAMKGQTFQALGIEPFRIAKSVPTDALRALLALQGEIDRLKDERAATPEEARRANVELRHLMRRQDNHFPDLEVKASEILAAVGHSGGPLTQRTASEIAAYLGFTLHYAPDLPQTTRSVADLANGRLYLSGQVQTKGDARTAVLQALSSRMLGHSEPRSYAEFLRQRVETNYLTGALLIPEAHVAPLLQEAKSRRAISIEDLRDAYSVSYETAAHRFTNLATRHLDIPVHFLKVHESGTITKAYENDDVNFPTDRLGAIEGQMCCRRWTSRVVFDEDDRFNPYYQYTDTGNGTYWCTARVEASSEGLHSVSVGVRFDDTKWFVGRDTPHRGVSKHSVEVCCRRAPTELEERWRENSWPNVKTPRTLLATLPTGAFPGVDTTDVYEFLEAHAPR, from the coding sequence ATGGACGTCACCGAGGAAACCGACGCGCTCACGATCGGGCGTCGCATCCGTCGCCTGCGCACGGCGAGGGGGATGACGCTCGAAGACCTCGCCGCCGCGGTCGACCGCGCCCCGAGTCAGCTCTCGATGATCGAGACCGGCAAGCGTGAGCCGAAACTGATGCAGCTACAGGCGATCGCGCGCGCTCTCGGCGTCACGATCGACGCTCTCATCGAGGGGGAGCCCTTGGATGAGCGCAGCGCGCTCGAGATCGCCCTGGAACGCGCGATGAAGGGGCAGACGTTCCAGGCGCTGGGCATCGAGCCGTTCCGCATCGCGAAGTCGGTGCCGACGGATGCTCTCCGGGCGCTGCTGGCCCTGCAGGGGGAGATCGACCGTCTGAAGGACGAACGCGCCGCGACGCCCGAGGAGGCGCGGCGGGCGAACGTGGAGCTGCGTCACCTGATGCGCCGGCAGGACAATCACTTCCCGGACCTCGAGGTGAAGGCATCCGAGATACTCGCCGCGGTCGGGCACTCCGGCGGACCGCTCACCCAGCGCACGGCATCCGAGATCGCCGCCTATCTGGGGTTCACCCTGCACTACGCGCCGGATCTGCCGCAGACGACCCGCAGTGTCGCCGATCTGGCGAACGGCCGTCTCTACCTCTCGGGTCAGGTGCAGACGAAGGGCGACGCTCGCACGGCGGTGCTCCAGGCGCTGTCGAGCCGGATGCTCGGGCACTCGGAGCCGCGGAGCTACGCCGAGTTCCTGCGCCAGCGGGTCGAGACGAACTATCTGACCGGTGCGCTGCTGATCCCCGAGGCCCACGTGGCGCCGTTGCTGCAGGAGGCGAAGTCGCGGCGAGCCATCTCGATCGAGGATCTGCGCGACGCCTACTCGGTGTCGTACGAGACGGCGGCCCACCGCTTCACGAACCTGGCGACGCGACACCTCGACATCCCCGTGCACTTCCTCAAGGTCCACGAATCCGGCACCATCACCAAGGCCTACGAGAACGACGACGTCAACTTCCCGACCGACCGCCTGGGCGCGATCGAGGGGCAGATGTGCTGCCGCCGCTGGACCAGCCGGGTCGTCTTCGACGAGGACGACCGCTTCAACCCGTACTACCAGTACACCGACACCGGCAACGGCACCTACTGGTGCACGGCCCGCGTCGAGGCGTCGAGTGAGGGGCTCCACTCGGTGAGCGTGGGCGTGCGCTTCGACGACACGAAGTGGTTCGTCGGTCGCGATACCCCGCACCGCGGCGTATCGAAGCACTCGGTGGAGGTGTGCTGCCGCCGCGCTCCGACTGAGCTCGAGGAGCGCTGGCGGGAGAACTCCTGGCCGAACGTGAAGACTCCGCGCACCCTTCTGGCGACTCTGCCGACCGGGGCGTTCCCCGGGGTGGACACCACCGACGTGTACGAGTTCCTCGAGGCCCACGCCCCGCGCTGA